A window of Paenibacillus sp. 19GGS1-52 contains these coding sequences:
- a CDS encoding HlyD family efflux transporter periplasmic adaptor subunit has product MNGMIRDLSEMSDSREIMESKTNPVISVFILIVFILLAAAFTWSFYGQMDVVAKASAVVRPNEKVSTIQSSLIGKVEDVYIHEGMQVQRGAKLISFEHKDLDIELLNQQSELNKLTRKLQYLQQYKQSINDLNNLFSPHQANEAYYYDMVEQFLLEYQQQQQIYETTKNQLASAIQENTGSQETILGNLHSSENKSLQDKNDLERKKKILVTELTNEKQLAQSINENRNLLPPFDTKRTEQYKTYQIKYVQLTKLSAEKKAIYDRSLSLGERLVSKSQIEEDQQQYNSALLQTSQYQHEALLSTASNITDYSSQLEELQASLTFLTEGKDPSVSEREALKLQQKQLSEKQTDLLQQKELGTTSEETTLEKLKLDRIVQIHSVIEDEQKNLNILLENVKQLEVEKEKKILVAPITGTVNILKETNAGDIVQPGESLMAIIPTNESKYKMSIAVPNSEAGKISLGNQVDLNFAAFPKQSFGSLRGTITSISTDSMVQQNGLSYYLVEATIPNTPLENRRGERGELRVGMTANASIITDSKKIIDFILEKINLKE; this is encoded by the coding sequence ATGAACGGAATGATTCGTGATCTCTCGGAAATGTCCGACAGCAGAGAAATTATGGAGTCCAAAACCAATCCTGTAATTTCTGTGTTCATACTGATTGTATTTATTCTATTGGCTGCTGCTTTCACATGGTCCTTCTATGGACAGATGGATGTAGTAGCGAAAGCTTCAGCAGTGGTTAGACCCAACGAGAAGGTTAGCACTATCCAATCTTCCTTGATTGGGAAAGTAGAGGACGTTTATATCCATGAAGGAATGCAGGTGCAACGTGGAGCTAAGCTAATCAGCTTTGAGCATAAAGATTTGGATATTGAACTCTTGAATCAACAATCGGAATTAAATAAGCTAACACGGAAACTTCAGTACCTCCAACAGTATAAGCAAAGCATTAACGATCTGAACAATCTTTTTTCGCCGCACCAAGCGAATGAAGCATACTACTACGATATGGTAGAACAATTTCTATTGGAATACCAACAACAACAACAAATTTATGAAACCACCAAAAATCAGCTTGCAAGCGCCATCCAAGAGAATACCGGATCACAAGAAACGATTCTTGGAAACTTGCATTCAAGTGAGAATAAATCACTACAGGATAAGAATGATCTAGAGAGGAAAAAGAAAATTCTGGTGACAGAGTTAACGAATGAGAAGCAGCTTGCACAATCGATCAACGAAAATCGGAATTTGCTACCTCCCTTTGATACCAAGCGAACGGAGCAATATAAGACATACCAGATTAAGTATGTACAGCTAACAAAGCTATCTGCAGAAAAAAAAGCGATTTATGACCGATCTCTCAGCTTAGGAGAACGCCTGGTATCAAAGTCACAAATTGAAGAAGATCAACAGCAATATAATTCCGCTCTACTACAGACTAGCCAATATCAGCACGAAGCTCTATTAAGTACAGCGAGCAATATTACTGACTATAGCAGCCAGTTAGAAGAGTTGCAGGCCAGCTTAACCTTTCTGACAGAAGGTAAAGATCCCTCTGTCTCAGAGCGGGAAGCTCTGAAGTTGCAGCAAAAACAATTATCTGAGAAACAAACGGATCTGCTGCAACAGAAAGAGCTTGGTACAACATCCGAAGAAACCACCTTGGAAAAGCTGAAACTTGATCGCATTGTACAGATTCATTCCGTAATTGAAGATGAGCAGAAAAATCTGAATATTTTGCTTGAGAATGTAAAGCAGCTTGAGGTAGAAAAAGAGAAGAAAATCCTTGTTGCTCCCATAACAGGGACCGTTAACATTCTAAAAGAGACTAATGCCGGTGACATTGTGCAGCCAGGCGAATCTTTAATGGCAATCATTCCGACTAATGAGTCCAAATATAAGATGAGCATCGCAGTTCCCAATTCTGAAGCAGGAAAAATATCGCTAGGCAATCAAGTGGATTTGAACTTTGCGGCCTTCCCGAAACAAAGTTTCGGTTCACTAAGGGGAACCATTACCTCTATTAGTACAGATTCAATGGTGCAGCAAAACGGATTAAGCTATTACCTTGTAGAAGCGACAATTCCAAACACTCCACTTGAGAATCGCCGGGGAGAACGAGGAGAGCTTCGGGTAGGTATGACCGCAAATGCATCTATCATCACGGACTCCAAGAAAATTATTGATTTCATTCTCGAAAAAATCAATTTGAAAGAGTAA
- a CDS encoding peptidase domain-containing ABC transporter: protein MFKKYISIKQYDLKDCGAACLATISKQYGLKYPISKIREAAGTDKQGTNAYGLIKAAEKLGFTVKAVKGNQEVFFEKFPLPAIAHVIIDQSLLHYVVIHKITKKEVLVADPAKGIVKYTPEDFFNIWTGVLILMVPTPQFKKGDLTKGLFSRFFGLLIPQKRMLLGIFFTSMLYTVLGILSAFYFQFLLDEILPFGLKKTLNIISAGVIILYAFQILLNAFRSHILLNLSQKLDISLILGYYHHVLKLPMNFFGTRKTGEIISRLMDASKVRDAISSATLTMMIDIIMVIAGGIILYMQSSLLFGVTIVMVPLYLALVWGFHKPFDRLNREQMEKNAQLTSYIVESIDGIETVKAYHAEAKVGFETEQKFISFLKSVFSFGLFNNIQASLKSFVQLVGGAAILWVGANQVIKGNMTMGQLITYNSLLAYFLQPIQNLINLQPTLQTAVVAADRLGEILDLEAEKHEDEDKKIQPSSLKGDIQFNNVSFRYGTRSLVLQDIDLTLREGEKIAFVGESGSGKTTLIKLIMQFYSHEKGEILIKDYNIKDIHLDSLRQRIAYISQDTFFFSGTIRENLCLGIENEIELERVIQACQTAQAHEFINQLPLRYNTLLEENATNISGGQKQRLAIARAVLKQPDILIMDEATSNLDSTTEKAVSETINAFEDMTIIIIAHRLSTIMRCDRIYVMDQGRIIEHGTHEQLLSNRGKYYGLWKDQLPGIEHKQEHQLQYAVGIEV, encoded by the coding sequence CTGTTTAAAAAATACATATCCATTAAACAGTATGATTTAAAAGATTGCGGAGCTGCCTGTCTTGCAACAATATCCAAACAATATGGGCTTAAATATCCGATCTCGAAAATCCGTGAAGCAGCAGGTACCGATAAACAAGGCACAAATGCCTATGGTTTAATAAAAGCTGCCGAAAAACTGGGTTTCACAGTAAAGGCTGTAAAAGGGAACCAAGAAGTGTTCTTCGAAAAGTTCCCCCTCCCCGCCATTGCCCATGTCATTATAGATCAATCCTTATTACACTACGTTGTGATCCATAAAATAACAAAGAAAGAAGTCCTTGTAGCCGACCCAGCCAAAGGAATTGTTAAATACACTCCTGAGGATTTCTTTAATATCTGGACTGGTGTTCTTATTCTGATGGTGCCCACTCCACAATTTAAAAAGGGCGACCTTACTAAGGGCTTGTTCTCCCGTTTTTTTGGACTGCTTATCCCTCAAAAAAGAATGCTTCTGGGGATATTTTTTACATCCATGCTATATACAGTGTTGGGTATACTATCAGCCTTCTATTTTCAGTTTCTTCTAGATGAAATCCTTCCTTTTGGATTAAAAAAAACGCTTAACATTATATCTGCAGGGGTCATTATCCTTTATGCCTTTCAAATATTACTGAATGCCTTTCGTAGTCATATTTTGTTGAATTTGAGCCAAAAACTCGATATTTCGCTCATCCTTGGTTATTACCACCATGTATTAAAACTGCCCATGAACTTTTTCGGCACACGTAAGACTGGGGAAATTATCTCGCGGCTTATGGATGCTTCGAAAGTACGTGATGCGATCTCCAGCGCCACACTAACCATGATGATCGATATTATTATGGTTATCGCAGGGGGAATTATTCTTTATATGCAAAGCTCCCTTTTATTTGGGGTGACTATTGTTATGGTTCCTTTATATCTAGCATTAGTATGGGGTTTTCATAAACCCTTTGATCGCTTGAACCGGGAACAAATGGAGAAAAACGCCCAACTCACTTCATATATTGTTGAATCGATAGATGGTATTGAAACTGTAAAAGCCTATCACGCAGAAGCAAAAGTAGGTTTTGAAACCGAACAGAAATTCATTTCATTCCTGAAGTCGGTATTCAGTTTCGGTCTTTTCAACAATATTCAAGCTTCCCTCAAAAGCTTCGTGCAACTTGTTGGAGGCGCAGCTATCCTGTGGGTCGGAGCTAATCAAGTAATTAAGGGCAATATGACAATGGGGCAACTGATCACCTATAACTCCTTGCTTGCCTACTTTCTGCAACCCATACAGAATCTGATCAACCTTCAGCCCACCCTACAGACGGCAGTCGTAGCTGCTGACCGATTGGGAGAAATTCTTGATTTGGAAGCGGAGAAGCATGAGGACGAAGATAAAAAAATCCAGCCTTCCTCCCTTAAGGGTGATATTCAATTTAACAATGTCAGCTTCCGCTATGGAACGCGCTCACTCGTGCTTCAAGATATAGATCTTACCCTCAGAGAGGGTGAGAAAATTGCCTTTGTTGGCGAGAGTGGTTCAGGTAAAACAACACTGATTAAGTTGATTATGCAGTTTTATAGCCATGAGAAGGGCGAAATCCTAATTAAGGACTACAACATCAAGGACATTCACCTCGATAGTTTAAGGCAGCGGATTGCATATATCTCTCAGGATACCTTCTTTTTTAGCGGAACCATCCGAGAGAACCTTTGCTTGGGTATAGAGAATGAAATAGAGTTGGAACGTGTTATACAGGCATGCCAGACAGCCCAGGCCCATGAGTTTATTAATCAGCTTCCGCTCCGTTATAACACCCTGCTAGAAGAGAATGCCACCAATATTTCCGGAGGGCAGAAACAGCGGCTGGCTATAGCAAGAGCGGTTCTCAAGCAGCCTGACATCCTCATCATGGACGAAGCCACTAGCAATCTGGATTCTACAACGGAAAAGGCCGTATCTGAGACCATTAACGCCTTTGAAGATATGACGATTATTATTATTGCTCATCGGCTAAGTACCATTATGCGTTGTGACCGAATCTATGTAATGGATCAAGGGCGAATCATTGAGCATGGAACACATGAACAGCTTCTAAGTAATCGAGGTAAATACTATGGATTATGGAAAGATCAGCTTCCCGGAATTGAACATAAGCAAGAACATCAGCTGCAGTACGCTGTGGGAATAGAGGTATAA